The window AACAATAGTTGACCAAATTAACCTGGTCAGCCCAGTTGCTGTTCATTTTGAATTCTCTAAGTTCTCTACTCTGATGTTTGCTCTTCCTTTGGAGGAAAAGCGTGCCACGTCCTTTTGTTGTGGTTGCATCTGTATTTACAGCTTGcagctttttattttgcaaaactATTTCACAGAACACCCGATTCAGGCCAGTTGTCATCGGTGCTGTCTTAATGTCATAATCACTGGGTAACGATGCAAAAGAGAGCGCCTTTATGTAAAAGTGTATTCTGGGAGCAGGGACATACTTTTCCTTTTACAGAGCTTCCCTTTCATTGTAGTGGAACATTACAGGACGCTGCACTGCTTCACAGCGTCATTGCTGCTCTGTTCCTGTTGACAGAGAGTGTTGTAAAAGTCCCTCAAGATTTGTTGAATATCAGACTTAACTGTGTTCTAAACCTGTTGGTTTGTCACTTTCTACATACAAAAATCAGAAGGAAGACCTCAAGATCACCAGGAGCAATGCTTCTAGTGTTCTAACCTACAGGCATCCGTCTAGGTTATACAGCAGGTTGCATGCAGCACATCTTGGATTTCAGCATTTCACAGAGCTGTCTGTATCCCCCGCCAGCTCTCTGCTGTGGTGTTCCTGCACTGTGTGGGGCTGTAACCAGCTGTCTGTTGCATTGACAGTGCTGTGTACCCATCAGGCAGGGCTAAAGGATCACCTTACCTGACCCAATAAGAAGAGAGGAAAGGAGAGGGGATGTGTGTCAAACTCTATGCACACGAGCCTAGCATATAAGTAGAATTTGCAACCATTTTACAAAGTCAGGTGACCAACGTTTGGCTAGCAGCTGGTGCCAAAGTTTTGTTATTACTTGGGCAAGTTGAAGAGAATTAAATTTGCACATGTTAAGAAATATTTAAGAATAGAGAAATGAAGAGGCTTAGAAGTCCACATTGAAGCCTGATAGGCCAGGGAGGGACTTTGTGGCTTTGTTGGCAAGTGCATGGCACAGCTTTGCTCTGTTAAAGCCACGTGATGGACTAGCTTCTCTTGTGTGGTGTCAATTCCCAGGACCTTTGGGTGGATAACGGGTGTGGGTAGATGACACACCACCATCACGAATGAACACACTTTGTTCCATATGCAGTTTTTCAATGTCATTCCAGCACATTTGACACGTtatttcctcctctttcctcctcctccgtcACTTGTGCTCTGCCCTGCCTTGACATGACAATCCACTTGAGGAGATTACATGGGACATTGCAAAAGAAGAAGACAATGGTTAATTCTTCCCGACTCATGTTCTATATGCTACCAGTTTAACACCCAAGTCAGACACGGCTACAGCTTGTAATCCAAGGGCTTTTTGTAGGGAAATGCGTTTGCAGATGGGGAaacgcaaagaaaaaaaaagaaccctcTCTACGTGGATGCCCAATCTGTTTGAAAAGTCGATTAGAGAGTGAAGTAGAGCATGAAAAAGTCCACTGTAGTGAGTCACGAAATTTAGGACCATGGCTAAGTGAGAGGCCTTTGGTCTGTGTGTGACAGCCTGCTCAGGGCCTCTGCGCCTCGGGTAGGAGAGCTCCTCCTGTCCCTGCTCAAAAAATCGATATAGTGAGAATTTATTGAGACTCAGTCATGGCTTTCTCCAGTGGTaaagctctctctctcttttttaattttttaattctgcAAGTCTCACTTAAAGAAGGCAGCATCCATACACATGATGGATGGACCTGCAGGAGAGAAGGGAAAGAAAGAGATGGAGCGAGGAACAGTGAGGGCTCGGGCGTCAGCTCATCACTGTGGCCTCTCACGGTCTGGATCCTCTTACATCTTGCCTGGAGCCAAAAAGCTATTAAATGATAGAGTTGAGTGTGAAGGGGAGATCACCTCGCTGTGGTTTTTGTTTCAGGCTGTTCTAGCAGTAATGGCTGAACAGCTGCATCAAACACACAGTCAGTGTCACTTTGTCCTGACATTTTGGCTTGCCACCTTCCAGCTGAATGTCTGCTTCTTTCTGGTAATTCATCAGAAGCACCAGCGGAGCAGATGGTGGGTGATTATTTCTTAAAACGGGACAGTTTCGTGCAAGACCTGCAGACGGCGATGTGAAAGTGAAAGTAAATGAATAATTGTggctgtctcacctgtctcctgATCCTTGGCTGAGACCTCATCCAAATCCTTCTGACAGAGATTAGTGTCCACTCAGGCTATTAATAAATCTTGTTCACACAGACTGTCCGCATCTCAAAAAGGGAACTTCAAAATAGCATAAAGCTTATTTACTCGCTTTTGCAACTTCAACAATGAACCCACATGGTGTTTTAAAAATGGctctgtttttgctttaaagGCCTTAAAACCGTCCTCATCGCCTTCCTTCTCCTCATGGTATGTGTCAACTCAGCGTTTTCTGCTACGACTTAAAACAGTTTGGTTGATTAATCTATTTCCCGGACTATAAACGAGGCATTTCAGGCCGTTCAGGAGCAGCGTCTATAAGGGAAGAGAATAATATTCTTAGATATGCACTGTGGGCTTTTTGAATGTGCAGGCGTGCACAAAACGTTGTTACACTCCAGATGAAAGGGACAAACCCCAGAAAAAGTACGATGTGACCTCTTTAAGTGTGAAGAGAAGGACATAAGAAGGGTACAGTACCAAGTGCTGAGGCTGCAAACATGGCATCAGGTATCAAAACTGAAATCTACTGTAGCGCCAGCCACACTTTTGGGCTGCATTATCGAGTAACCAGAGCTCACTTGCCACTCGGACACTTGTACATCAGTTGCTGAATGTTGTGCTTTACAGAACTAAATCGGATGTATATGAAGAATGTTgtgtgttttctctccacaggtgGAATtatttggtttttatttttggtCGCTTTCTGCATCACAGGACCCGTATTCAAGCCAAGGGAAAATCTCAATGTCGAACCTTATCTTTGTACTAAAAAGAGCAATAAAGAAACCTAAAATAATGAAGTACAATATAATTAAGCTTCTGGTTGAactctttgtgtttttctccAGAGAGAGCCACAGACGGAGGCCTCCAGAATGAGGACTGGACACTAAACATGGAGATCTGCGATATCATAAATGAAACAGATGAGGGGTGAGCAGGAAATTAATAATTTTCTGGGTTATAATTAGTCTTATCATCATTCTGTAGGATTAGTGAGGGTGTTATTATGCCCAAAAGCACTGCTGGTCTCACAGCAGTTTGCAATAGAACTCTTATTGTCTTATCGCACTTGCTGACGGAGGGACTCAAGCAAATAATACACTGGCGACTGTGACTTTCTGGCAGACACCACAGCACACTAAGCCTTTTGTTTTCCCAAGGTGtcactgactgaatgaatgaatgaatgaattcaaATCTTGCATCAGCCTCCTACAGTGTTGTGTAAGGCTGTAAAACCTTTAGACTTGTATTTTCTTTATTGCTCTTATTAGAGCAATAATTGTTATTGTGAGCATTCAATAATGAAATGTACATTTTCTTTGGACCTAAGCAGTTGTGAAATAAACTTTTAATAAACCTTTTTCGGCTCCCTGCATTGGTAACTCAGGATTaacgtgcaaaaaaaaaataaaaaaaaaatagaaaatgataTTAATCATCTGATCTCGGCATTCACTTATGGTAAAAGTGTAGTTAAGTATGGTCATCAGGCGTCATGGTAAATGTTAAAAAGGGATGTTTGAGTGTATGTAAAATGGTTTTCTGGagtctttctttttcccttgtGCCTCTCTTTCACATTCCTCATGCCTACATGCGCTCATTGTCTCGATGTGCGGCACACGCTGCTCTCGGAAACAAAGACGCAGACTCTGCGAGCACGGACGAAGACAAAACTTCACGCGTTCGTGATGTTTCGTAAGACAGACAATGTGTGGTTTGAATCTCGGGAGAGTCTGCATCTGCTCAAAGCCTCTCTTGTGAGATTGGAAAGTGCATGATTCGGTGTGCTGCCAGATCATCAGCTATCCTATTTTTTACAAGTGTGACAGCAGATGGTGTGTACTGAAACGAGATCAAGCAAAACAGATGTACCACCCAAACAAAAGGCAACTGTGGCAAAGAATCAGAGAGCCGTTATATCCACAAAGAAAAGTCACTCGCGCACCTTATGTTTGCAGAGAGTTTTTATTCTCAGCCTTCACCCATCTCTCTCTGTTTCAGCAGCCTCGCTTAGTAGCTGTACCGTAAAAACACTCATAGGAGCTGATAAAAGCTCATTACGTCTCTTCTGCAGTGAAGAAATGAGGAGCATTAGGCAGAAAGCCACGCTAAACTCTTCATGCATGGACAGCTTTGATCTTGCTCTGGGAGAGGCGTTCTTTAGTCACgctgaaagaaaagagagacCCAGATGGTGGGACGGTGCTTCTTTGACTCCGTCAAACGGTTCCTCTGACAGCACAGACTGGCATCTGTTTTGGTGGCACCGAAAAGAGTTTGAGGAAATGCTTGTTCTCAGCAGGTGTCGTGAGTGAAGCTGgaaccttttttgtttttgttgttgttgtttgtctcCAGGCCGAAAGATGCCATGCGGGCACTGAAGAAGAGACTGACTGGGAACAAGAACTACAGAGAGATTATGCTGGCACTAACGGTAAGAAGTTAGTCATTCCACTGCCAATGAATTTACCAAATATATCAGTGGGCATTATATAACAAATATCTCCGAGCCCCCGTATGGAGGAAGCCAcgtctttcattttgtttacagcaGCCATTTCCTTTAAGCTGTGCTCACATGCCTCTACATCTTTGATAGCTCTGCCAGTTAAAAGCCCCTAACATCCCCGAATGAAGAACACAAGGAGATCCCGTGGCTactttaaaatgtatatttcaCTTTGAAGAAGGTATGAATGGGGACAGCAAAGCCAAACCAGCAACCCAAAAACAGATATAAATGATCAACAACCAAACTGTGGCAGAAAGAACAGTTTTAAATCTACAGATTTCTTTGGAAACATGAGGGGGGTGAAAGGGCTTTGGAAAATGGCATTGTCAGACTACTAAGCCAGATTGATGGCTTAGTGAGGTATGTTGAGCATAAAGTCCGACTTTTCAGTAACAGGAGAGCGGCTCTCTTTTAAAGCGGCCGCGGTAACGTCCACTGAACACAGGAGCCGTTTATGTCTTCAGAGTTGGGGATTAAGTTGTCTGGGAGAAGCGCTGTCATTACGCCGATTCTTCTCCTGATTGCATCCCACACGGCGAAATCCGACTCAAACAACATTTCAGTGTCATCAGGCCGAGGCGTTTAATCTTTGCTGATGGCTGACCTTATAACCAGACTGAAAGTGCTTGAATTGATGTTGAATAAACATCTGATAGTCATACAAATGGCAGCATTTACTAATTCAACTGTCATGTCAAAAGTTGGTCATTCATTTAGACAGTCAAATGGTGTTTAATCACCGAATGTGATCATAAAACAACGGGGTCTTTCCAGCAGTTAATCGGTTAACATTGTTGGTGACCTTCACTAAAAATCAACCCTTTTAACCAAAACTCTCTGTTTCACTCGATAATGCATTATGGGCTGCAGTATATTTGTGCATAGGCATTAACAGCATAAGCATATGTTAAACTCACTACTTTGCACAACGGGCAATTTTCTGATTGCAGTCCTCCTTTGTGTTCTTGCAGTCACTTTGTTGCACCCTTACCTCCGATTCAAGCTTTAGGGTTTGTCAAACCAGCTAACACAAAGAAAGCACACCCCTTCTGATCTCCCTTACAAGCTTTAGGTCACAGaatgaaaaataagaaataaaatggtGAATTGACTGAGATGCCAACTGAATGCTGGCGTACCTCTTCCTTTTCTTCAGCTTTTCCTTTGTCGGGCGCCTCCGTGTAATCCTCTGCCTTTCTGCAGGTATTGGAGACGTGTGTGAAAAACTGCGGACACAGGTTTCACTTCCAGGTGGCCAACAGAGATTTCATCGATGGAGTTATGGTCAAAATCATCTCCCCCAAAGCCAACCCTCCCACCATCGTGCAAGACAAAGTGCTGTCTCTCATACAGGTGAGGGAGCTTTCTCTTTTCCAGTGTTTATTAACGGTATTATTTTCTGATCTTTCTCTCGTTTAACACTAACCCGAGAAGTCCGTGAGCATTATTCTACCTGGAACTGTATCATACATCATACAGCCCACAAACAAAAGGCTTGTTTTATTCTTTGgttctaatttatttttctctttctagTGCTTATCAACAATGGTATATGACATGTGCCTGATTTCCTTTTATGTATTGTGACAGTCCTGGGCTGATGCCTTCAGGAGTAGTCCTGATTTGACCGGAGTGGTCCATATTTACGAGGAACTGAAGAGGAAGGGCATTGAGTTTCCAATGGCAGACCTGGATGCATTGTCTCCCATTCACACACCGCAGAGAGTAAGCAGAAATAAACGCAGGCACGGTATTAGCAGTAACATACACAAAAATGCGTCCTACAGATTTTtaaatttctatttttttttttattgcagggTACACCAGAGGTGGACCCGGCCATGATCAAGTACCTcgctcctgcttcagctgccGCTGGAATTCCAAAGCCCGCCCCACCTGCACCCGCCCCCACACAGACCCCTGCTGTGCCCAGCCCCTTCACAGCCACCCCCGAACAGGTGAGGGGCACTGAAAGCAGCGTCATTAAAGCTGCTCTTATCCAGTGTTTTGCAGTCAAGCTGTGAAAATGAGAGCAGATTCTCGATGTTTTATGTCCTGTCATGTTTTTGATCAACCTGGCGTGCTTTCAGATTGCCCGGCTGCGGAGTGAGCTGGACGTCGTGAGAGGAAACATTAAAGTCATGTCGGAGATGCTAACTGAGATGGTCCCTGGTCAGGAAGATGTCTCTGACCTGGAGCTGCTTCAGGTTAGACGAATACACTTTTAGGTCGCTTGTGGTATGTTGGACACGACTTTGAGTTTATAGCTGTCATAGCTACTGACACGAGAATGATTTAGTTTGTTTAACCAATTTGGGTTTCACGTTTCCTGATGCTTTAAAGCATTTACAAATTAGAAGAGAATTTGAGGCAAAAGCATTGGATTCTCTTTATTTCTGTGAAGGGAGGATTGTACAAGCAACCTGTTTACATACAACTTTAACGTAAAACTGAATGTAGGCTCATGCAGAatactcttttttttcaatgcgtcTCCCCACCAAAGATGCTCATCCAGGAAGCCAAATGCTCTCAGCGTGACGTCCCAGCTGTCAAGCGTTGTAGCTCTTTGGAGCCACTAGGGGGAGCGGCATGTTAAGTTTTCTTTCCCAACTTATCAATAGCTGTGAGACAGAGGGGCTCTGATAAAATCTGTGGAACTGGAAATCAGCCAGTGTCGAAACCCATGTAGCGTTTAATCTCCTCAGGCCAAATCCACTCAGGTATTTGTGTCACCCCGAGGATCTGGCTTGGTGCTGAGGAACCAGTGCCAGTTGTAACTGTTATGTGGAGCCTTTTATGACTTGTTGCTTCTATTTCTAGCTTCTCCATAATGAGCTTAAACATAATGTGCTTGAGCAAATGCTTTTGGCTTGCTCAGCTCTGATTCACCAGTTAAATACACATTTGGTTCGTTTGTTGCACATTTGATTTTCTTAAATGCAGACTATGCTTACAAAAGAGCAGCATAAAACGCAACGTGTATGACACAATGCAATGCTTCTGGAGCACTAGTTGAATAATTAGTGGACGGTTTTGTGTGCGTCTGTTAGTACATATCCTCGCCGCTTCCTTTTTCACCGTCTGTCTTTTTAACTGTCGATGAATCCGTTGGTGTTCGCATCTTTCCAGGAGCTGAACAGAACATGCAGGGCGATGCAGCAGAGAGTTGTTGAGCTGATCTCTCGCGTTTCCAACGAGGAAGTGACCGAGGAGCTGCTCCACGTCAACGATGACCTCAACAATATTTTCCTTCGATATGAGAGGTGCGTCCAGTCGGTCAAACTTGATTTTTATCAAGCACAGCGAGGGGCGGAGAGGGCGTGCCTGTTTTCGTCAAGGTCCACACAAAAAGAGTATCAAAGCACGGCTTTATAGATGAAACGCCAAAATAGATTCTATCATGCTCGCTGTAAGTAGATAagataaaacagtttttgaGCAAACATGCTCTGCATGGATGACACAGATTCCATTTCGAGCAAGTTCAAACATCACAGAGTAAAGCTTTCTGCGATTCTAAAGTTGCTAAAATGTCTTTCATTTGGTTTAATTCTCACAGGTATGAGAGGTACAGGTCAGGCAGGGCAGCACGGAACAATGGGGTGAGTACCATCGACAGATGCtctgcatgtaaaaaaaaaaaaaaaaaacaccagccaAACACCCCAGTATTATCTTCAGGAATTGCTTGTTTTAAGTTCACTTTACACTTGTTTATGAAATCCAGTTTTAAACATTAATACACCCAGGTTGTTGGGTGTTTAGGATTTTGTGAGGGAAGTGTCAAACTTAAATAAGGGTAATTTAGTATCCCAACCAAAAATCACTATTAACTTtagcttttttccctttttccacaCACAAACAGTCACAACATTTAGGTTCTGCTTTGTAAAACTGGACAAGTCAGGCACTTTGAATGTGCTATATAAAGTGTATGTGTGCCAGAGAACTGAAACATCTCTCGCTACATCCCACATGGCAGGTTGTGTTTGCATTTTATTGATCTGTCTGTGTGCTCTATCTGTTTGTGTTGTGGCTAGCTGACGGAGGCAAGTATGACACCAGTACCCTGTTCTATCCCAGCCTCTGTACTGGAATAAACAAATGTGACAAATGTTAGCATGAGTGCTAATTTAGAGTTAGACTAACATGATGTGTCTACATCAGTAACGCCCTGGGAAACTAGTTGTATTTGCATTTTTCCCTCCTCTTCTTATGTGTGActttcacacatctgtcactgtGTTTATCCAACTCCCAGTGCTGCCCCTATGCCCCCAATCCATAAATGCTGACCATGATGTTGTCTCAAATTGTGTAGTTAGTCCTGTAGGATATCTGTGTGTGTTACGTCtgtaaaacaaagtgcaaacgcTCTGATTTAATTTTCCTCATCAGAAGTATAAActtctctaatgtgtattttatGGCTGCATTGGTACATTCATTCCTCAAGCAAAACCTTTATACTACCTCATAATGCCCCTGCACTATATTTGTCGTCTCTTTTCCTCTCCGTTTCATTCTCAGATGTTAACTGAAGCCACAGAGGACAACCTAATAGACCTGGGCCCAGGCTCCCCTGCTGTAGTCACACCCAGGACTGTATCCAGCCCTACAGCCAGCTCTGCTGCCGGGGCCACAGCTTCCCCAGCTCACAACTCTGCGACAGCCTCGCTATCCACGGCACTAGCTAATCTTGGTAAGAATAAAAGCTGTTGAAACTATTTTTGTTGCTCGTACCCCAGACCATTAACACTTTGCCCAGTCTCAGGTCGATCAGTGTGTAAttgatttggggggggggggggggaacaaGTTTGCACCTCTtttaaatatgaaaacattattttcagGACAGCCACACTTGAACGTAACTCACTGCTTCCATTTTCTACCTACTGTATGTTACAGTCAGTCTCACAGATCTGCAGATCTGGATTGGAGGAGCAGCTTAATGTGGTCAAAGTGCAGTAACACAACTCATTGCTAGAATATCTTTCCTTCCACATCCAGCTCTCCTGTTGATCTTGATGAGTCTCTTCACCCTCAAGTATTTAAGTTCAAGCTTATATGCATTGCTGCTTGTATTTTGTGCCGCACACAGTGCTGTAAAGAAGCGCcagtttgtttgcttttaaagatttaaagtcTGCGCTTCATTCACC is drawn from Odontesthes bonariensis isolate fOdoBon6 chromosome 21, fOdoBon6.hap1, whole genome shotgun sequence and contains these coding sequences:
- the tom1l2a gene encoding TOM1-like protein 2 isoform X2, coding for MEFLLGNPYSTPVGQCVERATDGGLQNEDWTLNMEICDIINETDEGPKDAMRALKKRLTGNKNYREIMLALTVLETCVKNCGHRFHFQVANRDFIDGVMVKIISPKANPPTIVQDKVLSLIQSWADAFRSSPDLTGVVHIYEELKRKGIEFPMADLDALSPIHTPQRGTPEVDPAMIKYLAPASAAAGIPKPAPPAPAPTQTPAVPSPFTATPEQIARLRSELDVVRGNIKVMSEMLTEMVPGQEDVSDLELLQELNRTCRAMQQRVVELISRVSNEEVTEELLHVNDDLNNIFLRYERYERYRSGRAARNNGMLTEATEDNLIDLGPGSPAVVTPRTVSSPTASSAAGATASPAHNSATASLSTALANLDVGSESVSGTLSSLSGHNKDDFDMFAQTRSSSLAEQRKNVKYEDPQALGGLASALDVRQQNTGGIPVSQSSVMDDIEEWLCADVKGDAAEEGMTSEEFDKFLEERAKAVDSVPSPPGTNPAHPARVPSGSHKKAARTEDALFAL
- the tom1l2a gene encoding TOM1-like protein 2 isoform X1, translated to MEFLLGNPYSTPVGQCVERATDGGLQNEDWTLNMEICDIINETDEGPKDAMRALKKRLTGNKNYREIMLALTVLETCVKNCGHRFHFQVANRDFIDGVMVKIISPKANPPTIVQDKVLSLIQSWADAFRSSPDLTGVVHIYEELKRKGIEFPMADLDALSPIHTPQRGTPEVDPAMIKYLAPASAAAGIPKPAPPAPAPTQTPAVPSPFTATPEQIARLRSELDVVRGNIKVMSEMLTEMVPGQEDVSDLELLQELNRTCRAMQQRVVELISRVSNEEVTEELLHVNDDLNNIFLRYERYERYRSGRAARNNGMLTEATEDNLIDLGPGSPAVVTPRTVSSPTASSAAGATASPAHNSATASLSTALANLDVGSESVSGTLSSLSGHNKDDFDMFAQTRSSSLAEQRKNVKYEDPQALGGLASALDVRQQNTGGLRVKGDDNPADQELPIDSWLITQGMIPVSQSSVMDDIEEWLCADVKGDAAEEGMTSEEFDKFLEERAKAVDSVPSPPGTNPAHPARVPSGSHKKAARTEDALFAL
- the tom1l2a gene encoding TOM1-like protein 2 isoform X4: MEFLLGNPYSTPVGQCVERATDGGLQNEDWTLNMEICDIINETDEGPKDAMRALKKRLTGNKNYREIMLALTVLETCVKNCGHRFHFQVANRDFIDGVMVKIISPKANPPTIVQDKVLSLIQSWADAFRSSPDLTGVVHIYEELKRKGIEFPMADLDALSPIHTPQRGTPEVDPAMIKYLAPASAAAGIPKPAPPAPAPTQTPAVPSPFTATPEQIARLRSELDVVRGNIKVMSEMLTEMVPGQEDVSDLELLQELNRTCRAMQQRVVELISRVSNEEVTEELLHVNDDLNNIFLRYERYERYRSGRAARNNGMLTEATEDNLIDLGPGSPAVVTPRTVSSPTASSAAGATASPAHNSATASLSTALANLDVGSESVSGTLSSLSGHNKDDFDMFAQTRSSSLAEQRKNVKYEDPQALGGLASALDVRQQNTGGKGDAAEEGMTSEEFDKFLEERAKAVDSVPSPPGTNPAHPARVPSGSHKKAARTEDALFAL
- the tom1l2a gene encoding TOM1-like protein 2 isoform X3 is translated as MEICDIINETDEGPKDAMRALKKRLTGNKNYREIMLALTVLETCVKNCGHRFHFQVANRDFIDGVMVKIISPKANPPTIVQDKVLSLIQSWADAFRSSPDLTGVVHIYEELKRKGIEFPMADLDALSPIHTPQRGTPEVDPAMIKYLAPASAAAGIPKPAPPAPAPTQTPAVPSPFTATPEQIARLRSELDVVRGNIKVMSEMLTEMVPGQEDVSDLELLQELNRTCRAMQQRVVELISRVSNEEVTEELLHVNDDLNNIFLRYERYERYRSGRAARNNGMLTEATEDNLIDLGPGSPAVVTPRTVSSPTASSAAGATASPAHNSATASLSTALANLDVGSESVSGTLSSLSGHNKDDFDMFAQTRSSSLAEQRKNVKYEDPQALGGLASALDVRQQNTGGLRVKGDDNPADQELPIDSWLITQGMIPVSQSSVMDDIEEWLCADVKGDAAEEGMTSEEFDKFLEERAKAVDSVPSPPGTNPAHPARVPSGSHKKAARTEDALFAL